GCCCTGGGGCCGCCCTTGTCACGATCGTCCGATGGGAAGACGGCTCACTCGGCCGCCTGGCCCTCGGCCTTCTTCTCCAGGTCCTCGCCGGTCTTCTGGTCGACCGCCTTCATCGACAGGCGCACCTTGCCGCGCTCGTCGAAGCCGAGCAGCTTGACCTTGACCTTGTCGCCTTCCTTGATCACGTCGGTGACCTTGTTGACGCGGGTCGCCGCGAGCTGCGAGATGTGGACCAGGCCGTCCTTGGCGCCGAAGAAGTTGACGAAGGCGCCGAAGTCCGTGGTCTTCACCACGGTGCCGTCATAGATCATGTTGATCTCCGGCTCGGAGGCGATCGACTTGATCCAGTTGATCGCCGCCTTGATCGCCGTGCCCGAGGCGGAGGCGATCTTGACGGTGCCGTCGTCCTCGATGTTGACCTTGGCGCCGGTCTTCTCGACGATCTCGCGGATCACCTTGCCGCCGGAGCCGATGACTTCGCGGATCTTGTCGACCGGGATCTGGATCACCTCGATGCGCGGGGCGTGCTCGCCGAGCTCGGCCCGGGCGCTGGTCAGCGCCTTGGCCATCTCGCCGAGGATGTGCAGGCGCCCGTCCTTGGCCTGGTTGAGGGCGACGCCCATGATCTCCTCGGTGATGCCGGCGATCTTGATGTCCATCTGCAGCGAGGTCACGCCGTTCTGCGTGCCCGCCACCTTGAAGTCCATGTCGCCGAGATGGTCCTCGTCGCCGAGGATGTCGGAGAGCACGGCGTAGCGCTCGCCTTCCAGGATCAGGCCCATGGCGATGCCGGCGACCGGCGCGCGCAGCGGCACACCGGCATCCATCAGCGCCAGCGAGGTGCCGCACACCGTCGCCATCGAGGACGAGCCGTTCGACTCGGTGATCTCCGAGACGACGCGGATGGTGTAGGGGAACTCGTGCGCCGGCGGCAGCATCGGGTGGATGGCGCGCCAGGCGAGCTTGCCGTGGCCGATCTCGCGGCGGCCGGGCGAGCCCATGCGGCCGGCCTCGCCCACCGAATAGGGCGGGAAGTTGTAATGGAGCATGAAGCGCTCCTTGTACGTGCCCTCCAGGCTGTCGACGAATTGCTCGTCCTCGCCGGTGCCGAGCGTGGCCACGGCCAGGGCCTGGGTCTCGCCGCGGGTGAACAGGGCCGAGCCGTGGGTGCGCGGCAGGAAGCCGGCTTCCGCCACGATCGGGCGCACGGTCTTGACGTCGCGGCCGTCGATGCGGATCCCCTTGTCCAGGATGTTCCAGCGCACGACCTTGGCCTGCAGGTCGTGGAAGACCTCGGCGATCTCCTGCTTGGAATAGGTCGGGTTCTCGACGCCTTCGGGCAGGAAGTGCGCGACGACCTTGGCCTTGGCGGCGTCGACGGCGGCGTAGCGCTCCTGCTTGGCGGTGATCGAATAGGCGGCGCGCAGGTCGTCCTCGATCAGGGCCAGGACCGCCTTCTCCGCTTCGGAGCGGTCGGCCGGCTGGAAGTCGCGCGGCTCCTTGGCGGCCTTCTCGGCGAGACGGATGATCGCCTCGATCACCGGCTGGAAGCCGCGATGGCCGAACATGACGGCTTCGAGCATGGTCTGCTCGGAGAGCTCCTTGGCTTCGGACTCGACCATCAGCACCGCGTCGGCGGTGCCGGCGACGATCAGCTCGAGGGTCGACTCCTTCATCTCGTCGATGGTCGGGTTGAGCTTCAGGGCGCCGTTGATGTAGCCGACGGACGCGCCGCCGATCGGGCCCATGAACGGCACGCCCGACAGAGTCAGCGCGGCGGAGGCGGCGACCATCGACAGGGCGTCGGTGTCGTTGACGAGGTCATGGGAGAGCACGGTGACGATGACCTGCGTCTCGTTGCGGTAGCCCTCGACGAACAGCGGGCGGATCGGCCGGTCGATCAGGCGCGAGATCAGCGTCTCGCGCTCGGAGGGACGGCCTTCACGCTTGAAGTATCCGCCCGGGATGCGGCCCGCGGCGAAGGCCTTCTCCTGATAGTTGACGGTCAGCGGGAAGAAGTCGAGGCCCGGCTTCGGCTGCTTGGCCGAGACGACGGTGGCGAGCACGGTGGTCTCGCCATAGCTGGCGAGCACGGCGCCGTCGGCCTGGCGGGCGACCTTGCCGGTTTCGAGCGTGAGCTTGCGCCCGGCCCATTCGAGTTCTTCGCGGTAAATGGTGAACATGGTTTCTTATCCTGTCGATATGCGTCGACCGGACGCGCCGAGCCGTTCAGACGGCAAGGCCCAACGCAACAAAGCCATGCGCAAGACGGCGCGACGCGCCCTCGAAGCCGGAAGGGCTTTGAGAGTTGCGTCCCGCGATCCTGCCATGGCGTGCCGCGCGTCCGGTCGGATGGAAAGCGCGGCGGCCCCATGCCGCCACGCCCCGTTTTCTGAAGATGAGCCGTCGATCAACGACGAATGCCGAGCCGCTCGATGATCGTCTTGTAGCGCGCCTCGTCGCGGGACTTGAGATAGTCCAGCAGCGAACGGCGCAGGGCCACGAGCTTGAGCAGGCCGCGGCGCGAATGGTTGTCCTTCACATGGGTCTTGAAGTGGCCGGTGAGGTTGGTGATACGCTCCGTCAGGATCGCAACCTGCACCTCGGGCGAACCCGTATCCCCCGGCTTGGTGCCGTAGTCCTTGATGAGCGCTTCCTTGCGCTCGGCCGTGATCGACATCGATAGATCCTTTCAAAGCACGCCGCCGCGCCGGGCGCGGGAGCGAGAACCGTCTTGCGACGAGGGATACGGACAAAGTCCGTGGTCCGCTTTGCACGTCGGCCCGGCCGGGATGTCGTCCAGGAGGGTCAGCGGGAGCGGAGTCTTCAGCCAGGCGCAGAGCCGGGCTGGCGCCGCCTAATAGTGGAAACCGCCGGGAAAAGCTAGCACAAAGCGCAGCACCGCCGCCGGCCGCTCCCGCCGGTCCTTTCATCACCACCGACACGGTTCCTTTGCATCCGCCGCGCCGACGCGCTATCGGCTGGCGCAACCGTTTCCTGCGCAGGCCCGTCCGATGAAATTCACGCTCTCCTGGCTGAAGGACCACCTCGACACCGACGCCTCCCTCGATGCCGTGGTCGAGACGCTGACCCGCATCGGGCTGGAGGTGGAGCGGGTGGAGGACCGCGCCCGGGCGCTGGCCCCCTTCACCATCGCCGCGGTGGTCTCGGCCGAGCAGCACCCCAATGCCGACAAGCTCAGGGTGTGCATGGTCGATACCGGCAGCGGCAGCCCGGTGCAGGTGGTGTGCGGCGCGCCCAACGCCCGCGCCGGCATGCGGTCGGTGTTCTCGCCGCCCGGCACCTATATT
This portion of the Labrys wisconsinensis genome encodes:
- the pnp gene encoding polyribonucleotide nucleotidyltransferase, which codes for MFTIYREELEWAGRKLTLETGKVARQADGAVLASYGETTVLATVVSAKQPKPGLDFFPLTVNYQEKAFAAGRIPGGYFKREGRPSERETLISRLIDRPIRPLFVEGYRNETQVIVTVLSHDLVNDTDALSMVAASAALTLSGVPFMGPIGGASVGYINGALKLNPTIDEMKESTLELIVAGTADAVLMVESEAKELSEQTMLEAVMFGHRGFQPVIEAIIRLAEKAAKEPRDFQPADRSEAEKAVLALIEDDLRAAYSITAKQERYAAVDAAKAKVVAHFLPEGVENPTYSKQEIAEVFHDLQAKVVRWNILDKGIRIDGRDVKTVRPIVAEAGFLPRTHGSALFTRGETQALAVATLGTGEDEQFVDSLEGTYKERFMLHYNFPPYSVGEAGRMGSPGRREIGHGKLAWRAIHPMLPPAHEFPYTIRVVSEITESNGSSSMATVCGTSLALMDAGVPLRAPVAGIAMGLILEGERYAVLSDILGDEDHLGDMDFKVAGTQNGVTSLQMDIKIAGITEEIMGVALNQAKDGRLHILGEMAKALTSARAELGEHAPRIEVIQIPVDKIREVIGSGGKVIREIVEKTGAKVNIEDDGTVKIASASGTAIKAAINWIKSIASEPEINMIYDGTVVKTTDFGAFVNFFGAKDGLVHISQLAATRVNKVTDVIKEGDKVKVKLLGFDERGKVRLSMKAVDQKTGEDLEKKAEGQAAE
- the rpsO gene encoding 30S ribosomal protein S15, which translates into the protein MSITAERKEALIKDYGTKPGDTGSPEVQVAILTERITNLTGHFKTHVKDNHSRRGLLKLVALRRSLLDYLKSRDEARYKTIIERLGIRR